One genomic segment of Echeneis naucrates chromosome 18, fEcheNa1.1, whole genome shotgun sequence includes these proteins:
- the nit1 gene encoding deaminated glutathione amidase: protein MFTLRCILGSSAWRKRIRLQNRMSTAAPSVAAVCQVRATPDKEANFSACKQLVQDAKGRGACMVFLPEGFDYIGSSREETLALSESLSGDIISRYTQLARKLQVWLSLGGFHERGHEWETDRRIYNSHIIINDQGEVVSVYRKSHLFDVELPEKGVFLKESAFTIPGPSLVSPVQTPIGKLGLGICYDLRFPELSLALQRHGAEILTYPSAFTVATGSAHWEVLLRARAIETQCFVVAAAQVGQHHEKRSSYGHALVVDPWGEVLGDCGGDKPGMVLVEIDLEKVSSTRRNMPVQKHSRDTDFYHSLEKT from the exons ATGTTCACTTTAAGGTGCATTTTGGGATCATCAGcttggaggaagaggatcaggCTGCAAAACAG GATGTCCACTGCAGCTCCCTCTGTGGCTGCAGTCTGTCAGGTAAGAGCCACCCCGGACAAAGAGGCCAACTTCTCAGCCTGTAAGCAGCTGGTGCAGGACGCCAAGGGGCGAGGGGCCTGCATGGTCTTCCTGCCTGAGGGCTTTGACTACATCGGATCCAGTCGAGAGGAGACGTTGGCATTGTCTGAGAGCCTGTCAGGAGACATAATCTCACGATACACTCAGCTAGCGAG GAAATTGCAGGTGTGGTTGTCTCTTGGAGGATTTCATGAAAGAGGACACGAATGGGAGACTGACAGACGAATCTACAACAGTCATATCATAATTAATGATCAAG GTGAAGTGGTTTCAGTCTACAGGAAATCCCATTTGTTTGATGTGGAACTGCCAGAAAAAGGTGTATTCCTCAAAGAAAGTGCCTTCACCATCCCTGGACCCTCCCTGGTGTCTCCAGTTCAAACTCCCATTGGCAAG CTTGGTTTGGGCATCTGCTATGATCTGAGATTTCCTGAGTTATCGCTGGCTCTGCAAAGACATGGAGCTGAGATCCTGACTTACCCATCAGCCTTCACAGTAGCCACAGGATCCGCCCACTGGGAG gtaTTACTCCGTGCGCGAGCAATCGAGACCCAGTGCTTCGTGGTGGCGGCAGCACAGGTCGGTCAGCACCACGAGAAGCGCTCTTCATATGGGCATGCACTGGTAGTAGATCCCTGGGGAGAGGTGTTGGGTGACTGTGGGGGTGATAAACCAGGCATGGTGCTGGTGGAGATCGACCTGGAAAAAGTTAGCAGCACCAGGAGAAACATGCCAGtccaaaaacacagcagagacactGACTTCTACCACAGTCTGGAGAAGACGTGA
- the pfdn2 gene encoding prefoldin subunit 2 yields the protein MAANSSSTGSKSSSSAGGKQSGPSAEQVVATFQRMRQEQRTMASKAAELEIEINEHSLVIETLKEVDPSRKCFRLVGGVLVERTVKEVLPALENNKEQISKIIESINTQMQAKGRELTEYRERYNIRLVGEGEADAQGQSASSSRDSEGGGSKSGAGVLVS from the exons ATGgcagccaacagcagcagcacggGTAGCAAGTCCAGCAGTAGCGCCGGAGGAAAACAGTCCGGTCCTTCAGCCGAGCAG GTGGTGGCAACGTTTCAGAGGATGCGGCAGGAACAGCGCACTATGGCATCTAAAGCTGCTGAGTTGGAGATTGAGATCAACGAGCACAG CTTAGTAATTGAAACGCTGAAGGAGGTGGATCCTTCAAGGAAATGCTTTCGTCTAGTAGGAGGAGTGCTGGTAgaaagaacagtaaaagaagtTCTACCAGCcttagaaaacaacaaagaacag ATCTCCAAAATAATTGAGTCCAtcaacacacagatgcaggCAAAAGGACGGGAATTGACAGAGTACCGGGAACGTTACAACATCCGTTTGGTGGGAGAGGGCGAAGCAGATGCACAAGGCCAGTCAGCGTCATCCTCCAGGGATAGTGAAGGAGGCGGCTCCAAAAGCGGGGCTGGCGTTTTAGTGTCGTAA
- the b4gat1 gene encoding beta-1,4-glucuronyltransferase 1, protein MHLSKKCSAFKVVLSALLIVALLQLIYLSFLSKFHGKQQRYRYSELFGGSGAKKNGHPEKNTRKERLRYSLSTGGIFDNSGQYRVYKNLIKSDFTTNQKPGSDPGSSVLALATHTTINNLHHLESLLDRWQNPLSVAIFAHGQDVKFATALVYALSFFCPQIQALVDFHLVCLSGEMASFPEKDREHFAGLEDCPSVFSRLETHRDKYKNYAISGNISYPNNLLRNVARGGMESSYILVIDIDMMPSADLHQQFLAMIKSREPGSEEVFVLPAFEIRHARKMPATKPELVQLYQVGEVRPFYEELCPRCQAPTNYSQWVNSHVRESGTLEVAYTLTWTDPWEPFYIGPHTVPLYDENFKQYGFNRISQACELHVAGYRFSVLSSAFVVHRGFKVQGEFHARKDEENKQNRILFRSFKEGLKTKYPTSTRKC, encoded by the exons ATGCATCTCTCCAAGAAATGCTCGGCCTTCAAAGTGGTGCTGAGTGCTCTGCTGATCGTGGCGCTGCTGCAGCTCATATACCTCTCCTTTCTGTCCAAGTTTCACGGTAAGCAGCAGCGGTACCGCTACTCTGAGCTCTTCGGGGGCTCCGGGGCCAAGAAGAATGGGCACCCCGAGAAAAACACCCGGAAGGAGCGTTTGAGATATTCCCTGTCCACCGGAGGCATCTTCGACAACAGTGGCCAGTACCGGGTGTACAAGAACCTGATCAAAAGCGACTTCACCACAAACCAGAAACCGGGATCCGACCCGGGCTCCAGCGTCCTGGCTTTGGCCACACACACCACCATCAACAACCTGCACCACCTGGAGTCCCTGCTGGACCGGTGGCAGAACCCGCTGTCTGTGGCCATATTCGCACACGGCCAAGATGTTAAGTTTGCCACAGCTCTGGTCTATGCCCTCAGCTTCTTCTGCCCTCAGATCCAAGCCCTGGTGGACTTCCACTTGGTCTGCCTCTCAGGAGAGATGGCCAGCTTCCCTGAGAAGGACCGTGAGCATTTTGCCGGGCTTGAGGACTGTCCCTCTGTGTTCTCCAGACTGGAGACCCACAGGGATAAATACAAGAACTACGCCATCAGTGGAAACATCTCCTACCCCAACAACCTTCTGCGTAATGTCGCCCGGGGTGGGATGGAGTCATCCTACATCCTGGTCATCGACATCGACATGATGCCAAGCGCTGACTTGCACCAGCAGTTCCTGGCCATGATCAAAAGCAGAGAGCCGGGGAGCGAAGAGGTTTTTGTGTTGCCTGCATTCGAGATCCGCCACGCCAGGAAGATGCCTGCCACCAAGCCGGAGTTGGTCCAGCTCTACCAGGTAGGTGAGGTCCGGCCGTTTTATGAAGAGCTGTGCCCTCGCTGCCAGGCCCCCACCAACTACTCACAGTGGGTGAACAGTCACGTCAGAGAGTCTGGCACCCTGGAAGTTGCCTACACACTCACCTGGACCGACCCATGGGAGCCTTTCTACATCGGGCCCCACACTGTGCCCCTCTATGATGAGAACTTCAAGCAATACGGCTTCAATCGGATCAGCCAG GCTTGCGAGCTCCATGTGGCGGGATACCGGTTCTCTGTGCTGAGCTCAGCCTTTGTGGTTCACCGGGGCTTCAAGGTCCAGGGGGAGTTCCACGCCAGGAAGGACgaagagaacaaacaaaaccgGATTTTGTTTCGCAGCTTCAAAGAGGGCCTGAAAACCAAATACCCAACCTCCACAAGAAAATgctga
- the six7 gene encoding SIX homeobox 7 encodes MFPLPMFTPDQVARVCENLEETGDIERLGRFLWSLPAAVPGSAGEALNRHESVMRARALVAFHGGNFEALYQILQSHRFTRESHAKLQDLWLDAHYREAERLRGRPLGPVEKYRIRKKFPLPRTIWDGEQKTHCFKERTRSLLREWYLQDPYPNPSRKRHLAQATGLTPTQVGNWFKNRRQRDRAASAKNRLQQDPSLLPSESSPDGSLQARHHHPHLLPNSPRHPGSPEASDCSTENERRGTGASTPEISVSSDSEFEP; translated from the exons ATGTTCCCGCTGCCGATGTTCACACCGGACCAGGTGGCTCGGGTCTGCGAGAACCTGGAGGAGACCGGGGACATCGAGCGCCTCGGCCGGTTCCTCTGGTCCCTGCCGGCCGCCGTCCCTGGCTCCGCCGGGGAGGCGCTGAACAGACACGAGTCCGTGATGCGGGCCAGAGCCCTGGTGGCTTTCCACGGCGGGAACTTCGAGGCTCTCTACCAGATCCTCCAGAGCCACCGCTTTACGCGCGAGTCTCACGCCAAACTCCAAGACCTGTGGCTGGACGCGCACTACCGGGAGGCCGAGCGGCTCCGTGGACGGCCTCTGGGCCCGGTGGAGAAGTACCGGATCCGCAAGAAGTTCCCCCTGCCCCGCACCATCTGGGACGGCGAGCAGAAGACTCACTGCTTTAAG GAAAGGACTCGCAGTTTGCTGAGAGAGTGGTACCTTCAGGACCCCTACCCCAACCCGTCCAGGAAACGCCATTTGGCCCAGGCCACTGGACTCACGCCCACACAGGTGGGCAACTGGTTTAAGAACCGCCGGCAAAGAGACCGAGCCGCGTCCGCAAAGAACAG gctgcagcaggatcCCTCCCTGCTGCCCTCTGAAAGCTCTCCTGATGGGTCCCTGCAGGCGCGCCACCATCACCCCCACTTGCTGCCTAACTCCCCTCGCCACCCGGGCAGCCCGGAGGCCAGCGACTGCAGCACAGAGAACGAGCGCAGAGGAACAGGAGCCTCCACCCCAGAGATCTCCGTCAGCAGCGACAGCGAGTTCGAACCTTGA
- the LOC115058708 gene encoding actin-related protein 2, with amino-acid sequence MDSQGRKVVVCDNGTGFVKCGFAGSNFPDHIFPAMVGRPIIRSSTKVGNIEIKDLMVGDEASECRSMLEVSYPMENGMVRCWDDMLHLWDHTFGPDRLNIDPKECKILLTEPPMNPTKNREKITEVMFEKYQFHGIYVAIQAVLTLYAQGLLTGVVVDSGDGVTHICPVYEGFSLPHLTRRLDIAGRDITRYLIKLLLLRGYAFNHTADFETVRMLKEKLCYVGYNIEQEQRLALETTYLVESFTLPDGRQVNVGGERFGAPEALFQPHLINVEGAGVAELLFNTIQAADIDLRADFYKHIVLSGGTTMYPGLPSRLEREIKQLYLERVLDGDAQKLSKFKIRIEDPPRRKHMVFLGGAVLANIMRDKDSFWLSRAEYEEKGLGVLQKLGGGVR; translated from the exons ATGGACAGCCAGGGCAGGAAAGTGGTGGTCTGTGACAATGGGACAGGG TTTGTCAAGTGTGGCTTTGCTGGGTCCAACTTCCCCGACCACATCTTCCCCGCCATGGTGGGCCGGCCAATCATACGATCGAGCACCAAAGTGGGCAACATCGAGATAAAG GACCTGATGGTGGGGGACGAGGCCAGTGAGTGTCGGTCCATGTTGGAGGTGTCCTACCCGATGGAGAACGGCATGGTGCGCTGTTGGGACGACATGCTCCACCTGTGGGACCACACCTTCGGTCCTGACCGCCTGAACATCGACCCAAAGGAGTGCAAG ATCCTGCTGACTGAGCCGCCCATGAACCCGACGAAGAACCGGGAGAAGATTACAGAGGTCATGTTTGAGAAGTATCAGTTCCACGGCATTTATGTGGCAATTCAGGCAGTGCTCACGCTGTATGCTCAGG GTTTGCTCACTGGCGTGGTTGTTGACTCGGGGGACGGCGTCACCCACATCTGTCCAGTGTACGAGGGCTTTTCCTTACCTCACCTCACACGCAGGCTGGACATCGCAGGACGGGACATCACACGCTACCTCATCAAG ctgctgctgctccgcgGTTACGCCTTCAACCACACAGCTGACTTTGAGACTGTGCGGATGTTGAAGGAGAAGCTCTGCTACGTGGGCTACAACATCGAACAAGAGCAGCGCCTGGCCTTAGAGACCACGTACCTGGTGGAGTCGTTCACA CTTCCTGACGGCCGACAGGTGAACGTAGGGGGAGAAAGGTTCGGGGCCCCCGAGGCCCTCTTCCAGCCTCACCTCATCAACGTGGAGGGAGCGGGAGTGGCCGAGCTCCTGTTCAACACCATCCAGGCCGCGGACATTGACCTCAG ggcAGACTTCTATAAGCACATCGTTCTGTCAGGAGGGACCACCATGTATCCCGGTCTTCCATCCAGACTGGAAAGAGAGATCAAGCAGCTCTACCTGGAGAGAGTGCTGGATGGAGACGCCCAGAAACTCTCA AAGTTTAAGATTCGTATCGAGGACCCCCCCAGACGTAAACACATGGTGTTCCTGGGGGGCGCTGTGTTGGCCAACATCATGAGGGACAAGGACTCCTTCTGGCTGAGCAGAGCGGAGTATGAAGAGAAAGGCCTGGGGGTGCTGCAAAAACTGGGAGGTGGAGTCAGATGA